Part of the Myxocyprinus asiaticus isolate MX2 ecotype Aquarium Trade chromosome 17, UBuf_Myxa_2, whole genome shotgun sequence genome, CATTTCATAATTGTGTAAAACAGGCCATTCACCAAAAAGAGAATAATATCGATACGAGTgttcagggtccaaaattaatggtgcattcaagtcctccTAGGAAGTTCGTACTTACGGGGTCAGAAATTGTAAATACGATGTgtgatgtgcgttcaagtgattATAGTCGGAAAGAACGGACCTGTTTTgtaatttcatttttctttctctttttcactaactggcgaaggaagtttttcttttttagcaCCAATCCAACAAAATAAAGAGCAAAGCcacacattaggtgtgtaattaaaTCTTTATCTATCCATTTTATCATTCTAGTACGgccacatataatgatgggaaatgttgttttgttgcaaatgatTGTCGCTGCAttaaccagctaaatgagtcttattttctggatTGTTATTCTGGATAATTATTCGTCATTAACGgtacaaaaatgcatacaaactaagCTACACAGTAAAAATCCTCAGGTAAAACGGAATTATTACCCATAACAATTGGCTTCCGCCATGATTCTTTAATTGACACGCCCCCCAACTTTGTGGTGGCGTTCATGTGCGTTCAACACGTAAATACGATAATTCTGACATGACTTAAACGCACCATAAGACGCCACACGTGTCATTAATGGATGAGTTGAGAAAATTGaccattaataaataatttttaacagGCCACGTTACAgcatttgcattattttatattttgtattttatataaaatcaCTCACAACATCATATACTAGCCAGTATCTTGGTGATTTTGTTCCTCAAATGTTTGTTTCAGTGACTTAATGACACAAATGTGTCACCACTcggtatttgtattttttaacctCAATTGGGTCAGACATGATTTATCATTCTTACACTGTGATTCAAACCACATGTTTTAATGTAATTCCTCCTTTTTTTAGCCAGCTTTATTTAGTCGCTAAATCCAATCTATATGTTTCTATTTGGCACTTggctaaggggctgttcacaacatgtttttgtatttgtctgcattgttttttaaTTGATGTCCTATGTATACGtgttagatggacatctttgacagcTGCgctgcatctcgctgttttttcagcatctcgcgcaggaGCGGCATATTTTTTTGCAGCcgtttcaagttaaaaagaacacctgcgttctgttctatttgaTGCATGTAGCTTTTTTAAGCGTAAGAACAACTTCGGTctaaaagtaatagttcacccaaaaatgaaaattctctcatctcagatgtgtatgactttctttcttctgctgaacacaaatgaagatttttagaagaatatttctgctctgtaggtccatacaatgcaagtgaaaggggtccaaaaagctccaaaaaagctcatagaggcagcataaaagtaatccatacaactcaagtggtttaatccatgtcttctgaagtgatccaaatggttttgggtgagaacagaccaaaatataactaattatatatcttggtgatcatgatttcaagctcaattacacatcctagcgccatctagtgctccatgcatgcatcaagcatgaggaagtgtaatcgagcttgaaatcatgatcatgccaagtaactgcaatggcaagatttatagtgaaaaaggagttacattttgctctgttctcacccaaaacagatgaatcacttcagaagacatgggttaaaccactggagttgtatggattacttttatgctgcctttatgtgcttatggaccctgttgacttgcattgtatggagaagaaagtcatacacgtctgggatggcatgaggttgagtaaatgatgagagaattgtgaatcattgggtgaactattcctttaactggttAATTATGGACCcaggtttgtgtttgtgtgtgtgtgtgttggtgtaaGTACCACTTTCTCTTGTTGCTCCAACAGCTCTTTATGAATAAGATTAAATGCATGTCGAGTTTCACACATGATCTCCAGAGCTCCTGTCAGAGTTTTCAGTTTAACTGCATTGCTGTTCTGTCctggaaaacaaacacacaaatcaaaACATCCCGCTGAGATTGTGTTTATGTACATCAACTTGCTCCGGCCACTGTCTAATTTGTTGGTCACTATATAATTCACTGTTCTGGGGTTTTCACCTTCAAACATTCCACGACTAGGCCAAACCTCCACAATATTTTCAGCTGCACTTGTTTCTTACCTGCCATGGTGAACTCGGCAAAGGCCACTCTCTCCAGAAGCGTGCGGAGCAGCTCACACGGAGCGTCGCTTAGACTTACGAAGAGTCGCACAGCTTTACTGTAATGCTGCTCTGCCAGAGCCTTATGCTGTTTACGAACGCTCTCGTTTCCAACCTGAGAGAGTCAAACAGCATGTTAATGCTTATTGTGTGCAACAAAGGGAAAGTGCAGACTCTACGACACTTGTTCTGCATATATTTGGCCATGTACCTGGTTGCGGTAGCAGCTGTGGTACATTGAAGCCAGTCTATGATGGATAGTGGCTGCTCTGTACTGGTAGAGTGGTTGGCGAGCTGATTCGGTCTGCAGGTCACAGTAGCGTAGAGACTTCATCATGGTCTCTGTGACCTCCCTCTCAATCTGAAACATGTCACACACAGGTCAGGTGGGTTTAATCCTCTCAGAGACCAACAGCAGTGTGTTTAGAGAGAGTAACGTGTGTGAGTGGTACCTGCTCTTGTGCTTTGCGGGACAGTGGAGCGTAGTCCTGAAGCAGAGTGGCCAGAGTGAAGTATGTGGTCGAGAGTTCCCAGTTAACAGAGTCCCAGACAGCTGAGTGACTGTCCCTGCAGCCCAGAGACTTCAGCGCCCTCTGATAGTAATCTATCGCCtgtagatggagagagagagagagagagagagagagagaaaaatggaaCTGTGAAAAATTAAAACAGGAATATCAATACATTAGAGGAGTACATTCCCATAAACACTACCCTtcattgcctttaaatattttcatcataCTGTAAACACACATAGAAAAATGACTCTTATACTTTAAGTAAACTTCCAAGTGTACTTGGCGAACTTCACTTGGTCTTTCCTGGATAAGGATTTAAAGACAACGTTAAATTAAAATGGACATTTCTTAATccaaatgtatttctttaaaggaatgttctgggttcaatatatgTTAAATtgtgacccagatttttgctttttttatgtaataattttttattaaatcttataataacaagcaacacatacatacatacatacatgcatatatatatatatacacacacaacatttaaaccccacaacccccccccccctccccaacccccaaccccgCCTCCCCAAATAacaatcctgtggtcacacataagtaaatatatacatacagatttttgcttttttaaagaaaagtagggatgagtcaaaatcaatattatgccacaaatgctgtcggttgagtttaacttgtattgaacccggaatattctttaaacgcatcaatttttcttaattgcaattaacgcatttaccaattttcacattagattctgacattttattcagatcCGTGTGATTTCTGAACACTGGTTataacctttgtgatgtgtccagGGTCATTACCAgcgttgtcacggtaccaaaatttcagtagtctgtaccgataccagtgaaatttcacaggtCTCGATTCGATACTACAGAAAACATTTGCTAATATGGATttaacacactcctttagcctatttaaagttaaatttcaatgtaaataataaaagacaatatgcatgtttccttcgtgtttataataaatgtttttaatcttttttataatttttccagaattccatgttttaaagtttaatttcatcatcaaaatggtgcctaatcaaattaattcttaaaactaaaaaaaaataaaataaaaaaaattaacaagtaaaaaatagaacGATTACTTCTCAACATACCATTGaattttgtaaaacatttattcagaacaaaagcactcttgcttgtgatatattgcctaatttgtattattattacaatcattattcattgatattattattataaatattactacagtgaggattacattttactatacagttgtaatatatttctttagCAATTTCTTCAGTTTCAGGCGTCTAGCATTTATTATGAGtcgtgcttttattttgccgTGTGTTTTTGACGGAAGTTTAACTTGTCCGGATAAACAGTgcactacatggcccagtgttaTCGTTATAGCGCAaatactgtgatttaattatataaatatatagtctacatgtaaTACGTACAGTGCCCgtgcttcacagtggattagtgctctgctctgtcatctctcatccaacgtgaatgattctcatagtctgtggagtttccagtgtatgagcggtcagcttcacacattcatttaaagcacacAGCTCGAATGCAGACTAAGATTTCAGCCTTTCAcagttaaataatcacactgggacatatcacaatattaatttgattagttgtgcattttattgtaaaaggAATAACAAAGCACACACTCAAATAAGCATGTGAtaatttgaaagcagtcgtgtgtccgTAAAACAGTGTGCAGGTACCGGATTAAGTCGGTGCTCGCtactaccggtactgtagaaacactggtatcgttacatctttttttattttagtaccgacttggtactaAAGTACAGGTACTTTTGGCAACActagtcattacactgacgcacacgcaACAGCAATTCCGTGTCAGTGATCAAGTCatggaaaaagaaacaaatccatATGAAACTTGTGATAAGCCGCATTCAAACGACCGGCTGAagtgaagcatcagcattttCCCGGCTTCACATTCCAGACAATTCAGATGAAGTATCACTACGTGGACAGTGCCAGCGCTAAAATCAAAAAAGACATtctctgcaagcacttttcatgtggagttcaaagcggcaaatCAAGTAAATGTGGCTTCACGATTACTGTAGTAAAGTGGATAGCCACTAATAATATTatagaggatgagagtttaagagatttaatgcccattgcaataaaaatgcaaactatgaggagactagttctttcaattaatcaaactcccaattagactttgggaaacatttaatgtttcttgaattggtgatattttagtgcatttctatctttatactctgtaaggctttgtttggaaaacattgataaaaacaaaaacattttgacaggaaaaaaagtatatagagtcaattttcagcactttcaaaatctgtgatcaATCGCGATTAATTATGAAAAACTATGAAAActcatgtgattaatcacgattaaatattttaatcaactgacagcactaggtttaacatgattttagtgtgctaaaattGCTTCCTAACCTTATCAGTCTACAGTTCtacccaatattacaactttgttgccatgacagtgCAATGCTGGAAAACCCTGTTAGCGAGTttatctagggtgtgctgagtgactccagccaggtctcctaagcaaccaaattggtccggttgttatggagggcagagtcacatggggtaacctcctcgtggtcgctataatgcggttcgcTCTCAGTTcaacgtggtgagttgtgcatggatgatgtggaggatagcgtgaagcctccacacgcgctatgtctccacggtaatgcgctcaacaagccacgtgataagatgcgtgggttgacggtctcagacgcggaggcaactgagatttgtcctccaccacatggactgaggcgagtcactacgccaccacgaggacttagagtgcattgggaattgggcattccaaattgaaaaaaaaaataaataaaaataaaaaaaaaggactggtcccattcacttccattgtaagtgccttactgaaaccgtaattttttttaaacttttttttttttaaataaacgagggactaGTCAAAAATATtcgctacaaatgctgtcgattgcacttcacttgtattaaacccggaacacTCCTTAAATAAATGTCCTTTTATTGAGGATGATTCATTAGCTCATgtcatgttattctaaagaagaaatatttgttttcataatcttttACCAAAATGTAATACCTTTCTTTGGCTCTGAAACATCCTTTCTATTCTGCTGATGTAGTCAAGGCCACTTAGGcggggtaaaaaaaaatgttatccaatAACACTAGTCCCGCCCAAcagtttttcttgttgaatatgtTGTTTTTACTCGGAAATTCATCACATTACTAAAGCAAAACGAATTACGAACggaatttcatgttgactttaagactaTGCCTTTACTCGACAACAATGGAAGCGTGTGTAAACCTTGTTGTAGTACAGGGCCTCTTCAGGTGAGAACTCCCCACGGCTGTGCTCTGATGTAATGACACAGTGAGCCTGTGCGCAGATCCGCATAAGTCGCCCGATGTTGCACAGCAGCAGGGCTGTGTTTACCAAGTCTGAAATGGCCTGGAAATCTTCCATGCCCTTCTCAAAACATGAGAAACTCTTCTTCCACAGCTCCTGCTCGGCCACGCACACACTCCTGCGTactggaggaagagagagagaacgagaaatAAGCTAGTACTCTCCACCAACAATGTAAACAACAAATGTTATTTGTCAAAATGTTGTAAGTTCAGACCCAGCAAGGGACAATCCATGAGCTATCACCATTAAAAgtggaggtcgaccgatagtgaattttgctgatacgataactaaggtggcggAAAAGGCCAAAAACCGATTAATCCTCCAATAGTTTTTAAACACAGTTTAcagaatgttaaaacattttcttagtctttccttactacaACATGCAAATACACAGATGCTaccagagtccaaaatgaataaaataattgtgctatcaaaatcccaataataaccagaaaaaaataagatttgatgcataatgtgggacttttaacaagCCTAAAATTAATCTGGGAcgcttattttttaaatgatagagacttggctccgttacaatgttctattttcatgtttttaccagattaagctttttatagcctatatattcaccagatgaaggattctgaatatacatttttcacctGCTGaggttttctttattattattcacaagatataaaGTTGGAAACATgatatacagtactatgcaaaagttttaggcacttgtgaaaaatgctgcatagtgaggatgtctcaaaaataatgacaaaaattgttttcatttatcacttaatgtcatacaaagtccagtaaacataaaaaagctaaatcaatattcagtgtgaccacctttgcctttaaaacagcaccaattctccttggtacacctggacacagtttttcttggttgttggcagataggatgttccaagcttcttggagaattcaccacagttcttctatctatttaggctgtctcaactgcttctgtctctttatgtattctcagactgacacgatgttcagtggggtgctctgtgggggccatgacatctgttgcagggctccctgttcttctattctaaagttttctatttgcagaagtaatgtttgggagtctaacatttatatttcctattgacacactaaagctgaagatataaacaaccatcttaagacaaatgcttttgtgaaacatcttatgtgcctaagacttttgcacagtactgtatgtgctgACACAGCAGCTTTTGTATATAATCGCATTTTACTTTGCATGCCCTCAATTCAATTTAgtacacttgattatctaatcaaaaaaactaaatatgcattgaagtgaggatacaaATATGGATGAAGATTGTCAATGATAAAATATACAGCATATTCCCACGAGGTGATTGATTTTAATTCACCTCTAGGAACTATTGGGAACTATCGTCATAGATTTCTGCCGATAACTGATAgtcccaaaaagcaactatcgattACTTTGTAAGACCAATATATAGGTCTGTCTCTAAttaaaagttcacccaaatatggcAATAATAAGAAACTGCAATACTAAACCACACCACTTGAACTTGTGTGATTTAAAGAGCTCCCCACCTCCTTTCTCCGTCTGCATGGCCGCCGCTTGGTTCATGTAGAACACGCCCATCTCGTTGCGGATGTTCCCGAGCCGTTTGAGAACCTGACCCAACTGCTCCTGACCCAAGTCCTTCAGCACTTCTGAGGTCAAAAGGTCATGGGCGGCCTCATAACACTTGCTGCTGATGATCAGTTGGTACTCTGGGTCTGTGGCCAGATCAGTGGCCATGCTAAAGGCTGAGAGAGATAGAAAACATTAGCCAATTAGTGTGTTAGTATTTTAATTCCTTCGGACACTTGCACTAAACACTTAATTAGACCATAGATTATTTAGAACCGAGTCCTTATAGCAACACCGCTGAGCCATGTTTATGTTCTACATTGTTTTGTTAATATTTACAAAatatcagggggcctgggtagctcagcgagtattgacgctgaataccacccctggagtcacgagttcgaatccagggcgtgctgagtgactccagccaggtctcctaagcaaccaaattggcccggttgctagggagggtagagtcacatggggtaacctccttgtggtcgtgataaagtggttctcgctctcaatggggcatgtggtatattgtgcgtggatcgcggagagtagcatgagtctccacatgctgtgagtctccgcggtgtcatgaacagcaagccacgtgataagaggcgtggattgacggtctcagaagcggaggcaactgagacttgtcctctgccacccggattgaggtgagtaaccatgccaccatgaggacctagtaagtagtgggaactgggcattccaaaattggggagaaaaggggataaaattaatttaaaaaaaatatataaaaaatattgataaaatatctgatACACTCAGtaatcttttgtttatgtttttttatacatatacatgtatataataGGCAATTTATTTAGGatgcaaaaatgaacaaatattttaatgaatattgtgtGATCTAGTGTCAAGACCTTGGCAGGAGCTCTCGCGATGCAGGCAGTGTAAGATCTCCTGGTCGTCTTTAGTCTGGTAACTGTATTCCTCTAGATACGCAGCTCTGTTTGAAGCATTCTGGGCCAAAATCAGCTGAACATCtccacacagagacagacactgACAATGGAACAGAAGCATCTGTGGGTGGAGACTTCCACTGATGGAGCAATATGCATCTACACAGAGAGAAAACATATCAATCAAGTTTGAACAAGATTACTCATTCAGCTCTATAATAATTACCTAAataatatactttttaaataatacacTGACTGTATTATAATTCATTGATTCTAAAGGTTGGAAACTGAAACTGGATGAGATAAAGCAATTAGCTACAGTTTCTTGCACAACAAACATTCATAATGTAGTTTTAAATGACCATTTTCCACTCCCTCTCTTTGACCCTTGCtacattttgcacattttaaacttctatatgtaaatgaaCTCTGTTATGATCAGCTAACCTATTTGCATATGAATGAGTAACAATGCCTATTCCAATGGCCCATTTAAAGTCGTATAGGAAACATAGTTTTTGATGTTCTTACCGTGGCACTGTAGAGCCAGTTTAATGTAGCGTAGCGACCGTCCGTACTTCATCAGGTTGGTTGCAGCGTCTGCCAGAACATAATATGCTTTAGACGCTTTCAGACACAGCTGTTGTTTCATACGGTGCTGCCAGGTGCCCGGTAACATCCCAGAGCGTGTTGGCATCTTCGGCTCTGCGTTAATTGGACCGACTGTGCAACACACAATCAAGCAAGACAcagttaataattatatattacagaGGACAAAGCACTTTCTGAGAGATTAGAGGATGGGTGTCCTCTGACCTCGGTCCAAGAGGAGAGCAATCTCTTTTTCCACGTCTCTGGCTCCGTTCTGACTTCTCTCCTCATATTTTAGAGGGATGGGGGTGCTGGGGTCGGCCGCAGGCAGGTCACTCTCCTTCTTTATACTGCCGTCTACTGCCTTCAGACCctactcataaacacacacacacacacacacacacacacacaaacacacataaggtGTTGCCTTATTGCTTTTACCCATAAATACCTGCCAAGTTAACGTAAAAAAACTAATAAaggcaatataatataatacaaaataatataatataattagggCAGggaaatttaatacattaatttctgcaattaatacGGTAGTTAAAAACCCCCCGCAACAAATGCATTTGTTTTCACTTCCTGAaaattcactaatgtttttccacactttgtgaacattttaacatgtttatactgtatttaaataattaaaataaatgatgactaaccaatttcttgcgaGTTCTTTGAGatgaagtataaaataaatatgtttataattatatgataatgtttgttttaatgtaccatgtttAATCGCAAtttatcacagaaaactgtgtgattaattagtttaaaatgtttaatcgattcacagccctaaatataattaatacaaattagatatgtcaacaaacattaaaagggatagttcaccaaaaaatgaaaattctctcatcatttatccaccctcatgtcatctcagatgtgtatgactttctttcttctgcagaacacaaacaaagatttttagaagaatatctcagctctgtaggtccttacaatgcaagtgaatggtggccagaactttgaagtttcaaaaagcacataagggcagcataaaagtaatccatacaactccagtggttacatccatgtcttcagaagcgatatgataagtgtggctgagaaacagatcaatatttaaatccttttttactgtaaatctccactttcacttccacattcttcttcttttgtttttggctattgacattctttgtgcatattgccacctactgggcagggaggaacatttatagtaaaaaaaaaaaaagacttaaatattgatctgtttctcacccacacctatcattttgcttctgaaaacatggatttaaccacttgagacttatggattacatttatgctccttttatatgctttttggaccttcaaagttctggccaccattcacttgcatggtatggacctacagagctgagatattctttaaaaaatctttgtttgtgttaattttttttttgggtgaacaatttaacacaccgatcagccacaaatttaaaaccacctgcttaatatcgtgtaggtccccctcgtgccgccaaaacagcggcaacccacatctcagaatagcattctgagattatattcttctcaccacaattgtacagagcagatatctgagttacagtagactttgtcagttcgaaccagtctagccattctctattgctcatctggcaccaacaatcatccatgtgattatctaatcagacaatcgtgtggcagcagtgcataaaatcatgcagatacggttcaggagcttcagttaatgttcacatcaaccatcagaatggggaaaatgtgatctcagttatttggagcgtggcatgattgttggtgccagatgggctggtttgagtatttctgtaactgctgatctcctgggattttcacacaacagtctctagaatttactcagaagggtgccaaaaacaaaaaacattcagtgagtgacagttctgtgggcagaaacaccttgttgatgagagaggtcaacagaaaatggccagactgtttcaaacttacaaagtctacagtaactcagaatgctattctgagatgtgggttggcactgttttggtggcacgagagggatctacacaatattaggcaggtggttttaaagttgtggctgattggtatatAGTGCACTTACTTTTAGAACATAGCTGAGAACCAGTCGGCATTTCTCCTCCTTGTCTTGAGACACAGGAAATGCACAGTTGGGCTAGAAGTGAAAAGAAAGATGGAGTCAGAACATTGTTAACATATTGATGTTGTAAATTCAGCGAATTAAAAGGGGTATTTACTTTCTAGCAAATTTATGTAAGACCATTTTAACCTCTGTTACACATAACAGCTTTTATTCAGCAATATCTTGTGACAAACAACAAAAGTAACAATAATTCTACAAAGAACATCTTCAGATTCAACATCTCATACTCTGATCTGGTGTGTGCTTTTGTATTTCTCTGGAACAGACAGCTCGCCGACAGACTTGATGATAGCCACGGCTTTGGAATCGTCATGTGGCTCTGAAGAGGTGCTGTAGGAGGAGCTTTCATCttcatcttcctcctcctcctcttcatcactATAACTGTCTTCAGAACCTCCGCCCCTCAGCGACTCCCCGTTCCCCTCCTCTACACTCACATCATCCAGCTGGAAAAGTTCTGCCAGCATGTAGTGTGCAGATGCGATGATCTACACCAGCAAACAGAAGAGGACATTATCACACAACAGATCTGTCACACACTCTTGTGAGCTACCCATCTAGGCAACATTTTCAGGCATCAAAGGCATGCGCCCGAAGTGAATGAATATCCAATATCATCCTCCAATGATGCATGTGACAAGCTCAGTTAAAAATGGGGGACGCAGTTTGTCAATGTCAATTCTACATTTTATTCTAGAAGTTATATATCTTATTTAgtactaaaaaaaagtatcaATATAAATATAGTTTCATCCAATCCattattttatccaatatttgaATGTTCCATGTAATTTTTGTTCATATTATTGAGCAtaatgttagcttagcaacataatACATCGTCAAGTCTCTCGAGCACTTCACATTATCTGTTAACATCGTTCCTTCCAATTAATGCCAAtctatttcagttaggatgctgccttggaAAGTGTCTGACTATGCAGACAGCAAAGTGACTTGCTATAGACAAAAATCAGAGTGAAGAATGGAACAAAGAAAGTATATACCTGTGTATGTCTCTCCTCATCCAACAGTTTAATACAGTTGAGCAGCAGAGTTCTAATTGTGCCATAATTCTTCCTGTTTTGGCTTTTCTTTAGCATCATATTGCTGGCCACTCTGTCatataaaacaacagaaaactTCATTTGGGCCGTCTCTGATGCTGAATGAAAAAATTAGGCAACACAAACAGAATATGAGCAACGTAGTTCTAAAGGTGAACCATACTTGTATAGCAGCactgctacaggaagtgtgaagGGATTTTGGCATTTCTCCTCTGCTGCCTCCTCACACAGAGTTGTGAGGTCATACAATTTCACGATGTCACTTCCACTGGCTGGAAGAGGCAAAAGATGCTTATCAATCATAACAGCAGTAATTAACAtacagaagtcttaaaggtacattAGCAAAACAACAATCTTTGTTTGCTtaggtttaaaggtgaagtatgtaacttttttgatgtcaaaataccttctactatcccagtttactgttcattgacaactagaagtaagccatttgtgggtttacCTCCCCTGAAAGTA contains:
- the LOC127454726 gene encoding erythroid differentiation-related factor 1-like isoform X5, producing the protein MAYDFIDCIGDDVDVVSDSENIKKLLKIPYSKSHVSMAVHRVGSTLLLDELDIQELFMRSSQTGDWTWLKEFYQRLIDQKWQRKKKSKEHWNEKAILSKFLYYSINSDGTAVPMPSDTDQVAEEACGTGGDGPSWPATFNSSTSDSEEPAMPKEEQVDTYSLGHVSSVPKEQNLPTLFNEGENSQGLRNDFVRNILWTFEDIHMLVGSNMPIFGGGRYPAVSLRLRDNNKPINVLTGLDYWLDNLMCNVPELVMCFHVNGIVQKYEMIKTEDIPDLENSTFSTRVVKDIAQNILSFLKSNCTKEGHTYWLFKASGSDIVKLYDLTTLCEEAAEEKCQNPFTLPVAVLLYKVASNMMLKKSQNRKNYGTIRTLLLNCIKLLDEERHTQIIASAHYMLAELFQLDDVSVEEGNGESLRGGGSEDSYSDEEEEEEDEDESSSYSTSSEPHDDSKAVAIIKSVGELSVPEKYKSTHQIRPNCAFPVSQDKEEKCRLVLSYVLKGLKAVDGSIKKESDLPAADPSTPIPLKYEERSQNGARDVEKEIALLLDRVGPINAEPKMPTRSGMLPGTWQHRMKQQLCLKASKAYYVLADAATNLMKYGRSLRYIKLALQCHDAYCSISGSLHPQMLLFHCQCLSLCGDVQLILAQNASNRAAYLEEYSYQTKDDQEILHCLHRESSCQAFSMATDLATDPEYQLIISSKCYEAAHDLLTSEVLKDLGQEQLGQVLKRLGNIRNEMGVFYMNQAAAMQTEKGVRRSVCVAEQELWKKSFSCFEKGMEDFQAISDLVNTALLLCNIGRLMRICAQAHCVITSEHSRGEFSPEEALYYNKAIDYYQRALKSLGCRDSHSAVWDSVNWELSTTYFTLATLLQDYAPLSRKAQEQIEREVTETMMKSLRYCDLQTESARQPLYQYRAATIHHRLASMYHSCYRNQVGNESVRKQHKALAEQHYSKAVRLFVSLSDAPCELLRTLLERVAFAEFTMAGQNSNAVKLKTLTGALEIMCETRHAFNLIHKELLEQQEKVTLTAEDSEKPEESQESLDCSSGLNTEEVVKLIGVFEPSFSFLLLQLIKLSTANKRKLNGKEEEHVKVYKNVYSLLLRAEKSVPLIQRVSLFLELLDQLNPSTGSNETRSLS
- the LOC127454726 gene encoding erythroid differentiation-related factor 1-like isoform X1 yields the protein MTVVKMSSQDKNTDIEHRYEEELTSTSTEDNKQEAVICLSNNEVKSRAVVKYSAAPPPTTYALLQEKTDLKLPPANWLRENAQLGPAGTTVLGSSRKSKPFSSFGMAYDFIDCIGDDVDVVSDSENIKKLLKIPYSKSHVSMAVHRVGSTLLLDELDIQELFMRSSQTGDWTWLKEFYQRLIDQKWQRKKKSKEHWNEKAILSKFLYYSINSDGTAVPMPSDTDQVAEEACGTGGDGPSWPATFNSSTSDSEEPAMPKEEQVDTYSLGHVSSVPKEQNLPTLFNEGENSQGLRNDFVRNILWTFEDIHMLVGSNMPIFGGGRYPAVSLRLRDNNKPINVLTGLDYWLDNLMCNVPELVMCFHVNGIVQKYEMIKTEDIPDLENSTFSTRVVKDIAQNILSFLKSNCTKEGHTYWLFKASGSDIVKLYDLTTLCEEAAEEKCQNPFTLPVAVLLYKVASNMMLKKSQNRKNYGTIRTLLLNCIKLLDEERHTQIIASAHYMLAELFQLDDVSVEEGNGESLRGGGSEDSYSDEEEEEEDEDESSSYSTSSEPHDDSKAVAIIKSVGELSVPEKYKSTHQIRPNCAFPVSQDKEEKCRLVLSYVLKGLKAVDGSIKKESDLPAADPSTPIPLKYEERSQNGARDVEKEIALLLDRVGPINAEPKMPTRSGMLPGTWQHRMKQQLCLKASKAYYVLADAATNLMKYGRSLRYIKLALQCHDAYCSISGSLHPQMLLFHCQCLSLCGDVQLILAQNASNRAAYLEEYSYQTKDDQEILHCLHRESSCQAFSMATDLATDPEYQLIISSKCYEAAHDLLTSEVLKDLGQEQLGQVLKRLGNIRNEMGVFYMNQAAAMQTEKGVRRSVCVAEQELWKKSFSCFEKGMEDFQAISDLVNTALLLCNIGRLMRICAQAHCVITSEHSRGEFSPEEALYYNKAIDYYQRALKSLGCRDSHSAVWDSVNWELSTTYFTLATLLQDYAPLSRKAQEQIEREVTETMMKSLRYCDLQTESARQPLYQYRAATIHHRLASMYHSCYRNQVGNESVRKQHKALAEQHYSKAVRLFVSLSDAPCELLRTLLERVAFAEFTMAGQNSNAVKLKTLTGALEIMCETRHAFNLIHKELLEQQEKVTLTAEDSEKPEESQESLDCSSGLNTEEVVKLIGVFEPSFSFLLLQLIKLSTANKRKLNGKEEEHVKVYKNVYSLLLRAEKSVPLIQRVSLFLELLDQLNPSTGSNETRSLS